The window GTATGATTCAGGGACTGTTGATGCAATCTTTCCCAAGTAAAACTAAAGCAATCCCCTCCACCTCCAGAACCCTAGCCTAAGCAAATTGTGCGTGCGTGTCTGCTGGGGTTCTACCTTCACTCATCATCGTGTGTTCCAAACACACGCCGAATTCTTTCTTCTCACAACTGCAACTGTTCGATCCCTAGCAATGGCTGATCGACTAACGCGTATTGCCATCCTCAAAGAGGACCGTTGCAAGCCAAAGAAGTGTCGTCAAGAATGTAAAAAGAGCTGTCCTGTCGTCAAAACTGGTACAATCGCCTAATTCTTTCGTTATCGAATTTGGATTAGAAACCTATTTTGTGTTTTCTGATGTTGTCTTTTTGCTCTGATGATTTAGTCTTTGATGTACTGATCTGTGTAGGGTTTAGTCTTTGTTGTAATTGAGATTCATTTGTATGATTTACCTCTGGGTAGATACCGCTGCACAACTTTGTGGATGCCGATCGATTTATTAAATAGTATAGTGGAATtgggtttggggggggggggggggggggggtataactTGTTTTGGTTGTATGGTTTCTTTTCTAATTGATGGTAGCTAAAGCTTTGTTTGGAAGTAAATGGTGAGTTTGAGAAAACGAGAAATGGGATGTGTTTTAGGTCAACTAACAGTTTTGAGGGTAAATGGTGATGGTGTTGTAACATTTCTGAACTTGAGATGTTTGAAACACTTATATGCATTTCCTTTTGGCAGGTAAGTTGTGTATTGAAGTCACTTCTGCATCCAAGGTGGCATATATCTCTGAGGAGCTTTGCATAGGGTGTGGTATATGTGTTAAGGTATGCGTACATTTTGATACCCTTTGCTTGGCTTTTTGTTTCCATACAACTAGAACATGATATCCTTTGCTTTGTGAATGTAGAAATGTCCATTTGATGCAATTGAGATCATCAATCTACCAAAAGATCTGGATAAAGATACAACTCATCGTTATGGGGTCAACACCTTTAAATTACACAGGTGAACAAGCCACTCTGCTTCTTTACAATTGTGTTGCTGTTTACATTGGACACTGTCTTGATAAACCTCTAATGGCAGGTTGCCTGTCCCAAGGCCTGGACAAGTTCTTGGTTTGGTTGGCACAAATGGAATTGGGAAGTCTACAGCTCTCAAAGTTCTAGCAGGAAAATTGAAACCTAATTTGGGTCGTTTCAATGTAAACCTCTTGATCCTTTATGGTATATTTGTTTACATTCTTTTAATATTAATTAAGGCTTCATTTATTCTTCCAGAACCCTCCAGATTGGCAAGAAATTTTGACCTACTTCCGGGGATCAGAGTTGCAAAACTACTTTACACGTATTCTTGAAGATAATCTAAAGGTGCTTTCTACTTCATTCGATTTATGTTGATATGATTATGTTTTACCATTTTCTAATTGTATTTGTTGTATTGAAATAGGCTATCATAAAACCTCAGTATGTTGACCATATCCCAAAAGCAGTTCAAGGGAATGTTGGGCAAGTGCTTGATCAGAAAGATGAGAGAGATGTGAAGGCAGAACTTTGTGCTGATCTTGAGCTTAATCAAGTTATAGATCGTAATGTTGGAGATTTATCTGGTGGAGAGCTTCAAAGATTTGCAATTGCTGTTGTTGCCATACAAAATGCAGAGATTTATATGTTTGATGAGCCTTCCAGTTATCTTGATGTCAAACAAAGGCTTAAAGCTGCACAAGTTATCAGATCCTTGCTTAGACCCAACAGGTTATTCTCTACTTATTTCTTCCTATTGCAGCATTGTTGTTTAGAAAATGTACCCAATTATATCAAAACAATTGTCACTGCTTTCATACAAAAAAGCTTTAAAGTAAAAAAATACTGACATTTGGTTTTACTATTTTAAGATATTAAATACTGAGAGAGTTTCAATTTCAGCTATGTGATTGTGGTTGAGCATGATTTAAGTGTGCTGGATTACCTATCAGACTTCATTTGCTGCCTTTATGGGAAACCTGGTGCTTATGGTGTTGTCACACTACCCTTCTCTGTCCGAGAAGGAATTAATATATTTCTAGAAGGATATGTGCCTACTGAAAATCTTCGTTTTCGTGACGAATCCCTTACTTTTAAGGTAAACTTTTCATAGCGTGTTGTTACAGTTTCACCATTTTCTTCTGAATCCGCTTTTTATTTTTATGGAATAATAGGTGGCTGAGACTCCACAAGAGACCGCTGAAGAGATTGAAACATATGCACGATATAAGTACCCATCAATGGCTAAAACTCAGGGTGGTTTCACACTTAAGGTGGTTGAGGGTGAATTCACAGACTCTCAGATCATAGTAATGCTTGGTGAAAATGGAACAGGGAAGACAACGTTTATCCGTATGCTGGTGCGTGTTATTACTATGTGTTTACTAGATTTTGATTACTGGCTGGGTAGGTAGGTGGCTTTATAttatatagataatgatgaaataaaTTATAAATGTGTAGGCTGGTTTGCTGAAGCCTGACACTGTGGAAGATTCTGATGTGGAGATACCTGAATTTAATGTTTCTTACAAGCCTCAAAAGATCAGTCCCAAATTCCCTCATTCAGTCAGGCATTTGTTGCATCAAAAAATTCGGGACTCTTACATGCATCCTCAGTTTGTTTCTGATGTCATGAAGCCTCTTCAGATTGAGCAGTTAATGGATCAAGAGGTTGTTAATCTTTCTGGTGGTGAATTGCAACGTGTTGCTTTGTGCCTGTGCCTTGGCAAGGTAATAATTTTCTCTTCAATTTTTTTGCATcattctactttcatttcatCTTATACTGTTTTGATTTGTGTTTTGTGGGCTTTGTTTATGTTTCAGCCTGCTGATATATACCTGATAGATGAGCCGAGTGCATACCTGGATTCTGAGCAGCGTATTGTGGCCTCTAAAGTGATAAAGAGATTCATCCTACATGCTAAAAAGACTGCATTTGTGGTTGAACATGATTTCATAATGGCAACCTACTTAGCAGATAGGGTGATTGTTTATGAAGGGAAGCCATCTATTGATTGTGTTGCAAATTCACCTCAGTCATTATTAACCGGAATGAATCTCTTCTTATCTGTAAGTTTTCTGTGttgttaataataaatataatagtATTTAATAGAATGGGAATTCATCATATATTTGTTGTTGTGGTGCAGCATCTGAACATCACGTTTAGGCGGGACCCAACTAATTACAGGCCAAGAATCAACAAGCTTAATTCAACAAAGGACAGGGAGCAGAAATTTGCTGGATCTTATTACTATCTGGATGAATAAATTTCTTCTCTTGTCATTGCAGGGCAAACCCTACCCTACATGACTCCTAGCTCTGTCACATACATAGCATAGCACTTGTATAACCAGAGAGAGGCTTGAGCTCATCTTCCTTCAGTTGTTGAACGTGTTTgatgtttgatgtttgttttgtttgaaaaGAGAGTTTTTAGATCATATAGCATATGCAAATGCTAATATACTTGTTTTATAGTTTGTAATTTCCGGCTTCCTCCATGATTGCTTTACTTTACTTTGAGCACATGTTTTTTTTAGCCGGAGGTGATGATTTTTGAGATGACTGATGATGATGTTTGGAACCTCTTTCTTTTCTTTGgtcatgtttatttatttttttgacgCTTAAAAAGATATTTCCAGGTGAGAATGAATAGAGTAAAAAActgatattttatttttaagcttCATTTGTGTTTTTATCTCTCTTTCTTTAGGGATGTTTGGAACCTCTTTCTTAGTTGTACAAATATGGTCTTAAATATCATTTATTTATCCAGATAATATTTTATTAGTCTTATTCAGTTGGTGATAATTAATTTCATGTCAAACACATAATTCGGTAATTCCTCAAACTAGTCCAGATATAGGATTGGCTTAACTCTTTATAATCATGTATATATTCACTTTATCATACATATAAGTGCCAGCACAGTGGTTAACAATATAACATATCTTTTAATTTTTCCTGATTTAGTAACCTATTTGAAGTAAGCTTGTTTGAATATTTAATGTACATAATACACAGCTTATTTATGTACAAGAGTTATGTAGATTTTACAAATATGTAAGATATAACAATACCATAATTATGTCTTACTTACATTTTGATCAAAACACAGTATATCTTGGAATGTAAGCAAAACATAAATTATCGTCTAAACAACTCATATTGAATTGTTGTTGGACTAACATCAAAATGAGACATTGCAAGTGTACAACGCAAACATGTAGTTGCAATATCATTATCAACAATATTCTCTTAAATCAACTTGGATATATTATTTTAACATCAAATAAAATACCGAGTTAGCGTTAGAAATATCGGTACTATGATTTATTGTGGTTCGAACCAAACCAAACATACTCGCCCTACCACTTGTGGAGCTGAGCGCACTTTTCCGGATTTTCAATCCATTAAAAAATTTCTTAAACGTAAGGTAAAACACAAGCCTTTCACAAATCAAGCCAGTTTTTAATATACTTTAAAATCAATCCACAAAACCTCCTAATTTTAGGCTATTATATTATTTCCACATTATTAATATACTTAATCAATCACTTCTGCACAAATAAAATTATTCTTATTCTTAAATATTAATATTACATGGAGGAATTACACATACTTTTCCAATTTAACATTTCCATTCAGTTAATTCATTTGGGAATTATCACACTTAATATTCGTTATCACTCAAACTGTCAAACATACATTTTCTGCAGTTGTGCTCCAAACTGATTTTCGTTTGTACcttttcattattattatttttttcacatTTCTTAATGTtacaaaaaccaaaaaatacCAAGCTTGTCAATGTACAAAGGGGTCACATTTCTTAATGTTACAAAAACCAACAAAATACCAAGCTTGTCAATGTACAAAGGGGTCAATTTTGCCAATaatgaaaatgaggatgtcaatCGTATATTCAAAAAACCACATTTCAAGACCTAACTAGTTATATAAAAGCAAGAATCTGTTCCATACGAAATTCACAATTTATACAAAAAACTAGTTCATCTAATACGTGCAAAAGAAGCAAATGGTTCTTCTGCCTTTGCTGCATCTTGCTTACTCTTACTCATTTCTGGTGTACCAAAAACATTCCACAATCTTAGCGTCTCATCAGCACCCACAGATGCAACTTTATACCCATCAGGACTCTGAAACACACACAACAAAACACAATTACCACAAATTACAAGAAATAACAACATCCGTTGTTATTATATGGGTAGATTAATATAAGAATGTTGCGATTATGAGTAAAAGATTTAGACATACCTGTGTCATGTTTAGCACCCTTGAAGTATGGCCATGGAGTTCAGTCAACTTAACCATAGAAGGGTACTTCCAAAGAATAAGTTGATTGTCATTAAACCCATGAGAACTCAAAAGCTCACTTTCATGTCTACTCCACAACAAAGATGACACCTGTGATCCCGTGTTGACAGAATTCAAGCACAAACCCGTGTTTGAATTCCAAAACTTTATACACTGGTCTCCTACTCCACCACCAGAAGCCAGTAAATTGCTCTGAAATGGACACCAAGATAAGGCTTTTACAGCAGAAGTATGGTCAGAAAAGCGGTGGACCCTTCGATTTGATTGGAGGCTCCATATATTGATAAGGTTGTCATTGCCACCACTCGCCAGCTGTTGACCGGATGTTGACCATTTTAGTCCACAAACTTCTTGATGATGGCCTCTGTATGTTTCAATGATAGGTGATCTTATTCTCACATCATTGTTGATGATTAAACTGTCCATGCTTCCTGTTGTCAGTATGTGATTGTTCCAATCGAGTGACCCCACCCTTCCTCCATGTCCTTCTTGTAATGTTCTCAgctgattaaataataatataagtttGAAGATCTTAAAGAGTATTGAAAAAAAATGAATTCATAACATGTTTGTTACCGGTTGATTTGTGGAAATGGAGGCATCCCAGAGCTGAACCTTGGAATTGTTGAAGCCGACTGCAATGTGTCTTCCATCTGGGGCCCACTTGACACTTGTAACAGGGCCACTATCATCATCGGTTGATAAAAGTTCAGAGGTTGACCCATGTGAAGCATCCCATAGATAAACAGTATTTCCAAGAGCAATAGCAAGCGTATTTGTGACACCCCAATCAAGTAGATTCAAATAGTAGTCATCTACAATGTCAGGTGCATCCAAAGTTCTTTCACTAGACTGTTGAACAACACATAAGAATGAAGAATCTTATCAACTGACCACAAATGAAAAGATGATggttgaagaaagaagaagactTACTTGTGAAATATGTCTGGCACAACGCTTTGGGGATCTCAACTTAGGGGAAACTGGGGAAGTCTCTTTGAGACTATTGAGTGAAGAGGGTGGTTTGTTTTTGAATGAAAGGATCCGTGTCCTGTTCATGTTGAAGATTTCTGCAAGCTGCTTCCTGTAAGATTCTTTAGCAGGTGAACATGGAGATGTACTTTTGTTTTCAACCTTCCTTCCCGAAAGCATGTAGTTTGCATAGTCAAAATCCATTGCAGCACGATTTGGTATGAACCGGTCCAACTGTCGTACGAAAATGAAGATTTCAATTCAAAAACAAATGTCTAACACCCCATCAGAAAATTCTGATCGACAGTGTGATTATAAATCACACGTCAAGAAGAAGATAAAGTATAACAAGATTCCACAATCGGTATACAAAACCTCATACAACACAAGGAATCTCATAAAATCGAGATAAACCCTATTTTTTTCCCACAAAACCTAGCAATCAAAACCAGAATAAAACAACGAAACCGAAACCTGTACAAGAAGAAGACAAATACACACGCGCTTACATTTTCATCACGAGAACTCCTCCTTCGATGCTTGCCATGAGAAAGAGAAGATGATTCGACGGACAGATTTCCTGCATCCATAACCAATTTCAAGATCaactaacaacaaaattatatagAGAAAACAAAAGTATACGCAGAAAAAAATAACGATAAACAAAATTGAAGTATGTGAGGAAGAGTTCGAGCAGCGATTGCAAGAAGATGGAAGAGAGAGATGAGTTGTTGGCGGAATCGAGCAGATTGGCAGCAAGAAAAAACGCGTTTCAGAGAACTTGGATATGGTGGTTGATATTTTTCTGCAACGGCTACATAAAATATATACGTTATTGTTTGTGAATAAATGGGCTCGGTCGGGTTAAAAGCAATGGGTCGGACTCAGATGGGGCGggtatttttcttttaataatttaTATACTAAAGATTAGGTTTTAAAATTAGTATTGCAAGGGAGGACGGTAAACCAAATCAAAATTATATGTAGCATGGTTAACTGAAACGATtggtttattaattttttaaatctaaacctaaatTGAAAAACTTTGTTAATTTGTTTTTTCGGTTAACCTATTAACCGTCTATGAATTAATAAATGTTTTTCGAAACTAAAAAACCTAACTATTAATATTCAAAACAAGGATGTTAATTCACTACAATCTTTAAGAAAAAACTAAAATGatgaatataagtttaaaatttaataataaaatcatccaaattgtttatttattatgGTAATTACCATAATTTTAGATGGATATTACAATATCAGATAAACATGGTTGTTTAAATTGACTCGTAACATTAGTTACTAATAAAACTTGATATGTTATCGGTCTAATAGATTGATAATgtcattttttattttgaatttaaattttgttGCAATTCGCACCGCTATAATGAACAATAATATGTTATTCTATTGCAAATTGCAAATCttatttggaaaaattattaaggcaataaaaatttggatttttggtTAACCGTCTATGACAGAAAACATGAATCGTAACCAAACCGAACAACCAAAGAGTTTAGCGGTtcgtgtaacatcccgatgatgagtttttggtccaaatgTCAGGCGTTTGGCATAGAACGCTCGACGTTCAAACGCCAGACGTTCTATGATGGACGCCAGAGGTTTACACGTAGAGACCAAAccttaacttttagggtttgtaccctatttaaagaac of the Lactuca sativa cultivar Salinas chromosome 6, Lsat_Salinas_v11, whole genome shotgun sequence genome contains:
- the LOC111883019 gene encoding ABC transporter E family member 2, translating into MADRLTRIAILKEDRCKPKKCRQECKKSCPVVKTGKLCIEVTSASKVAYISEELCIGCGICVKKCPFDAIEIINLPKDLDKDTTHRYGVNTFKLHRLPVPRPGQVLGLVGTNGIGKSTALKVLAGKLKPNLGRFNNPPDWQEILTYFRGSELQNYFTRILEDNLKAIIKPQYVDHIPKAVQGNVGQVLDQKDERDVKAELCADLELNQVIDRNVGDLSGGELQRFAIAVVAIQNAEIYMFDEPSSYLDVKQRLKAAQVIRSLLRPNSYVIVVEHDLSVLDYLSDFICCLYGKPGAYGVVTLPFSVREGINIFLEGYVPTENLRFRDESLTFKVAETPQETAEEIETYARYKYPSMAKTQGGFTLKVVEGEFTDSQIIVMLGENGTGKTTFIRMLAGLLKPDTVEDSDVEIPEFNVSYKPQKISPKFPHSVRHLLHQKIRDSYMHPQFVSDVMKPLQIEQLMDQEVVNLSGGELQRVALCLCLGKPADIYLIDEPSAYLDSEQRIVASKVIKRFILHAKKTAFVVEHDFIMATYLADRVIVYEGKPSIDCVANSPQSLLTGMNLFLSHLNITFRRDPTNYRPRINKLNSTKDREQKFAGSYYYLDE
- the LOC111883000 gene encoding cell division cycle 20.2, cofactor of APC complex, producing MDAGNLSVESSSLSHGKHRRRSSRDENLDRFIPNRAAMDFDYANYMLSGRKVENKSTSPCSPAKESYRKQLAEIFNMNRTRILSFKNKPPSSLNSLKETSPVSPKLRSPKRCARHISQSSERTLDAPDIVDDYYLNLLDWGVTNTLAIALGNTVYLWDASHGSTSELLSTDDDSGPVTSVKWAPDGRHIAVGFNNSKVQLWDASISTNQPLRTLQEGHGGRVGSLDWNNHILTTGSMDSLIINNDVRIRSPIIETYRGHHQEVCGLKWSTSGQQLASGGNDNLINIWSLQSNRRVHRFSDHTSAVKALSWCPFQSNLLASGGGVGDQCIKFWNSNTGLCLNSVNTGSQVSSLLWSRHESELLSSHGFNDNQLILWKYPSMVKLTELHGHTSRVLNMTQSPDGYKVASVGADETLRLWNVFGTPEMSKSKQDAAKAEEPFASFARIR